The window TTTAACCTCAATCAAAAACGGAAATGGTAAAAACCTTTTTGGATATTCAGCTTATGTAAGTGTTGACAAAGCCATCACCCATGCTTTCGGTATTAATCTACAGTATGACAGAGGTGAAACCAGACAGGGATGGTTCAATACCAAAAATGCCGCACCAGACGCTTATGCTGTAGCAGCAAGAACGCAGTATGATGCGATTTCCCTTTTAGGAGACATCAACTTCTCTAATTTATTAAGAAGAGTTGACAACCACTCTCCTTACAGATGGGCGCTTCATGGATATGCAGGTATCGGTACTATCGCTTACAGAACATATCAGAAAGACATCAACGGACAGAGATTGATGACAGAAGTAAAACCATTTCAATTAGGATCACTTTTTATGCAGGCTGGTGCAGGTCTTAAATTCAAAGTGAACAGAAGAATTGACATTGAAGGCAGATTAATGTATGTGGTAACAGGTGATGATGAATTTGATGGCGGCGGTGATAAATACAGTGCTATCAACAAGAAATCTGAGCAGGTTTCCGACAACTTCTTCAATGCTACTTTAGGGCTTTCATTCAAACTAGGAAAACACGAATCTCATCTAATGTGGCATGATCCACTTCAGGAAATCTATTACAAACTGGATGTACTGGCTAACAAAAACCAGGAAGTTGAAGTATGTAAAAAAGGAGATGCTGATAACGATGGAGTATGTGACGACTGGGACAGACAGCTTGATACCCCTGCAGGAGCAAGAGTGGATGGCGCCGGAGTTGCTCTTGACACAGACCTGGATGGTGTAATTGACCTTTACGATAAGTGTGTAACAGTTCCTGGACCTGTGGAAAACAACGGATGTCCGGTAGCTAAAAAAGACAACAACGAAACAGCCAAAGAAGTAGAAAGATCTTTAAAAGATATTTATTTCAACTTCAATAAAGCGACGATCAGACCTGAGTCTAACCCAAAATTGGATTTAGCGGCTTCTATCATTAAAGAGAATGGAGGGAACTACCTGTTAACAGGGCATACCGACATCAAAGGAAGTGCAGCTTACAACCTGAGATTATCTAAAGAGAGAGCAGCTGCAGTAGTAGGTGCTTTAGAAAGCAGAGGAATCAATGAAAATGTACTGAAATCAAGAGGAGTAGGATCTGCAGAAGCAACCATCCCGGCATCAGCTTCAGATGCTGAAAGAATGGCAGACAGAAAGGTTACCGTAAGATTTATAGAAACATCAGAGTGGGATTCTATCAAAAAGAAAGACTATGAAGATGCTCCGGTAAAAAAATCGGTAAAAAAAGTTTCCGCTAAGAAAAAGAAATAAGCCTAAAATACCATAAACCGGGGAGAATCCATCTTTTCGGTTTATTTTTTTTCTACTACGGATAATTTTACATACCTTTATCATTATTTTCACGATAAACGGTGCTAAACACATTAAAACCAGCAGGTTTGTTTTGAAAAAAATGATAAAAATCACTTTTAATAGTAAAAAAATCATTTAAAATAACTTAACTTAAAAAAATAACACTATGAAATTAAGTTTAGCAATTGTTGCATTTGCTCTGGCAATTCCTTCTGCCACTTATGCACAAGACTCAACGGCAGTTTCAAAAGGAGAATATCCTAACACATTTTCTTCGGGATCTGCTAATGTTTCCCCATTCACCAACCAATCTAAAAGATTTAACGATTGGTCTATTTCTGCCGGGGTAGGAGTTCCACTTCTTCAATCTGCGGATTTAACCTCAATCAAAAACGGAAATGGTAAAAACCTTTTTGGATATTCAGCTTATGTAAGTATTGATAAGGCCATCACCCATGCTTTCGGTATTAATCTACAGTATGACAGAGGTGAAACCAGACAGGGATGGTTCAATACCAAAAATGCCGCACCAGACGCTTATGCTGTAGCAGCAAGAACGCAGTATGATGCGATTTCCCTTTTAGGAGACATCAACTTCTCTAACTTATTAAGAAGAGTTGACAACCACTCTCCTTACAGATGGGCGCTTCACGGATATGCAGGTATCGGTACTATCGCTTACAGAGCATATCAGAAAGACATCAACGGACAGAGATTGATGACAGAAGTAAAACCTTTTCAATTAGGATCACTTTTTATGCAGGCTGGTACAGGTCTTAAATTCAAAGTGAACAGAAGAATTGATATTGAAGGTAGATTAATGTATGTAGTAACAGGTGATGATGAATTTGATGGCGGTGGTGATAAATACAGTGCTATCAACAAGAAATCTGAGCAGGTTTCCGACAACTTCTTCAATGCTACTTTAGGTATTTCCCTAAAACTTGGAAAACACGAATCTCATCTAATGTGGCATGATCCACTTCAGGAAATCTATTACAAACTGGATGTACTGGCTAACAAAAACCAGGATATCGAAGTATGTAAAAAAGGAGATGCTGATAACGATGGAGTATGTGACGACTGGGACAGACAGCTTGATACCCCTGCTGGTGCAAGAGTGGATGGCGCAGGAGTTGCTCTTGACACAGACCTGGATGGTGTAATTGACCTTTACGATAAGTGTGTAACAGTTCCTGGACCTGTGGAAAACAACGGATGTCCGGTAGCAACTACAGGACCTGTAGTAGAAACAGAAACTAAATTGGAAGGAATCGAGTTCGATTTAAATTCTGACAGAATTTTACCATCCAATACACCGATCTTAAATAACGCTGTAAACTATATTAATTCTTCAAATGGTTCTTATAATGTAATCGGAGCTACTGATACAAGAGGTACTGATGCTTATAATCAAAAACTATCTGAAAGAAGAGCAAACAACGTTAAGAACTACCTGATTAAAAACGGTGTTCAAACAGGTAAACTACAGGCAGTAGGAAAAGGTGAAAAAGACCTTAAATATCCTGAGTGTGAACCAGCAACGAAGTGCCCTGAATGGAAAAACAGAGCTAACAGAAGAGTTTACTTCGAAGCTAAATAATAAACTTATTCATGCAATATATAAAAGTCACGCCATGCGTGGCTTTTTTTGTCTTCATTCTTTCCTTATTTTTACACCATGATTTCTCCACAGGATTTTCAAAAACTAAAATATGATACTCTTAAGTATTTCTGGGGTTATACCGACTTCAGAGATTCTCAGGAAGAAATTATCAATGCTGTTATCAATGAAAAAGATACTCTGGTTCTGTTACCCACAGGAGCAGGAAAATCTCTATGCTATCAGTTGCCGGCCTTACTCAAAGAAGGCACATGCCTTGTAGTGTCTCCATTGCTTGCATTGATGAAAGATCAGGTAAATCAGCTTAAATCCCGCGGTATAGAAGCAGAATACCTCTCATCTGAACTGGATGAATATGATGCAGAAGCCATTTATGACCGCTGTAAAGAAGGGCTTACGAAATTACTCTATGTTTCTCCTGAAAGACTTACCAATACTCAGTTTATTCAGAACATGGAAGAAATTGAAATGTCTTTTATTGCAGTGGATGAAGCGCATTGTATCTCAGAATGGGGTCAGGATTTCAGACCCAGCTATCAGAATATCAAAAGCTTCAGAAAGAATAACCCGGAAATTCCCTGCCTTGCCCTCACTGCAACTGCTACTCCCAAAGTGCTGGAGGAAATTAAAAATAAACTGGAACTGAAAAAGCCATTGGTTTTCCAGAAAAGTTTCAAGAGAGACAATATCAAAATTTTCACCGATGAAGTTTCTGATAAATTTCAGCGTGTTTTTGATATCTTAAAATACAGCAACGACTCTGGAATTGTTTATGTAAGAACCAGAAAAGAAGCTGAGCTGCTGGCAGAATTCCTGAAAAAAAATCAACTGAAAAATGTGGATTATTTTCATGCCGGCCTGACCGCCAAAGAGAAAAATGCAAGACAAAATCTCTGGAATAATAGTGATAACCATGTTCTTATTTCTACCAACGCCTTTGGAATGGGTATTGACAAAGACAACGTAAGATTTGTTATCCACTACGCTCCTGCTGCATCGCTGGAAAATTATTATCAGGAAATTGGAAGAGCAGGAAGAGATGGAAAAGACAGTTTTGCTTTTATGCTTTGGAATAAACAGGAACTCCTGAACTTTGATCAGGTTTTAAAAAACCAGACGCCCAATAAAGCAGAGTTTTTAAAGATGATCAGTTTCCTCTACTCTATTTTTCAGGTAGCAGAATTTGAACTTCCGGAAAAGACATTCCAGCTGAATACGTTGAGCATACAGAATTTTACGAAACTTTCTAAAGCAAAAATTAATAATATCCTGAATTTCCTTCATAACCAGGAAATTATTTACTATAACGAAAACAAAAGCCTGTCTTCTCTGGAACTTTTTATCAAAGCCGATGAGATAGATCAGCTTCCCCAAAAAGACGCTCATTTCATAGAGCTTCTTTTCCGTACGATCTCCGGAATCACCACCCATAAAGTAATGTTCAGTGAACAGCAGGTAAGCAATAAAATCAATATCAGTGTTCCTTTAATCAAAGAACGTCTGAAGGAATTGCAGCAAAAGAATTATCTCGAATATATTGATGGGGCACTTTCCAGTATTAAATTTCTGAAACCCCGCGATGAAAGAGCCGTGAGTAATGCCTACTGGAAATTATTTGAGCATATCCAGAGAAATAAAATCCAGAAATGGGAAGAAATGAAGTTTTATGCAGAAAATAATGACTACTGTAAAATGAAACTGATTTTAGCATATTTTGGTGAAAAAAATTCCAAAAACTGTGGACAATGTTCTGTATGTGAACACAATAAGCAATCCATGTTTGGGAAGAACATTTCCCAACAGATTATCAATTTATTGGCTAAGAAACCGGCTACTATTGAAGAACTTTCAATACAGCTGAGCTATCATTCTAAAGAGAACATTTTAGAGAACCTCATTTTTCTTTTAGATTCAGGAAAAGTAAGAATGTTGAACTTCAGGACGTATGAACTCAATCATTAGCCATAAGTAATAAGTATAGATTTTTTTAGATAAAAATAAATATACCCATCCTATCCCTAAAACTCTCATACCCTCAAACTCTCAAACCCAACCCCCTCCGACTCTCAGATCAAAAACTTATCTTTGCAGTATGAAATCATTGAAAGTCGTTTTTTTAGGGACTCCTGAGTTTGCAAAAACTTCTTTGGAGGCCATCCATCAATCTCACCATCAGGTGGTAGGTGTCGTAACAGTAGCTGACAAAGCCAGCGGCCGCGGACAGAAAATACACCAATCACCGGTAAAAATCTACGCAGAAGAAAATAATATTCCTGTTTTTCAGCCGGAAAAATTAAGAAATCCCGAGTTTTTGGAAGAACTGAAAAAACTGGATGCTGATGTTTTTGTAGTCGTAGCATTCAGAATGATGCCAAAGGTTCTTTTCGAAATGCCTAAAATGGGTACTTTCAATCTTCACGCCTCCCTGCTGCCAGATTACAGAGGAGCAGCCCCTATCAATTATGCGGTTATCAATGGAGAAGAAAAATCCGGAGCGACTACATTCTTTATTAATGAAAAAATTGATGAAGGGAATATTCTTCTTCAGCAGGAATTGGAAATTTTACCTGATGAAAATGCCGGAAGCCTTCACGACAGATTAATGGAAATGGGTTCAGGATTGGTCGTTAAAACATTGGATGGGCTTGCTGAAAATACGATTGAAGAAAAACCGCAGCCCCACGTAGAACATCCTAAAAATGCTTATAAAATCTTTAAGGAAGATACGAGAATCAATTGGGAACAGCCTTCCAAAACTGTCCATCAGTTTATTTTGGGGATGTCTCCTTATCCCGCAGCTTTCACTACTTTAAAGATTGAAAACGAAGAGAAAGGTCTAAAAATATTCGGGGGTAAATTTGAACGTACTGATCACGGGAAACCGGCTGGAACCTTAGATATTTCAAAAAATGAATTTAAAATCTATACTCAGGACGGGATCTACTATCCGCTGGAGCTTCAGCTGGAAGGCAAAAAAAGAATGAATGTAAAAGATTTTCTGAATGGTTTCAGAAACTTTGATGAAATAAAAATGGGGCTGTCTTAAAAGTGAGACAGCCTTTTTTATAGAAATTCAGCGTAACTATGATCACTTTACGGGTCATATTTTTTTTGATCCTTAAGACGGAATACAGGTGATTAAGATTATTTTCCACTAATAAACAATCATCAATTCGAAATACTTTATACCGGTTTTACCGGACCAACTGCTATTTTCAGCATAATTATATCATCGGCTTTTGTAGAATTCTACCTGTTTATCTGGATGTAAAAAGATAATAAAGAAAATAAAGCGTCAATTAAAAAAACATTCATTTTGTTTGATTTATATATATTACTGATTATCAATAATTTATATTTTTGAGTGAAATTGAGGGTCTAAATGAGTGCGATCGAGGGGATGTCTCGTTCTCATGTAGTATTCATGTTGGGTTATTATTGCAAACGTTTTGATGAAAAAATACTACCGTAAATGTAAACGCATGACAGAGATTTTTTCCAAACCAATACCCTCTTACTAACACACAAATTAAAACACAATGAAAAAAAACAGACTTAACATTTCTCCAAAAGATCCATTTCGCAAAGATGATCTTGTTCGTTTATAACGGACTATTAAAATCTTAAAAATTCTTACAGCGTATTTATTTTAAAATACGTGTTCATTACATTTTTCCAATTTACAAACGTCTGAATGCTATAGCAGATTCAGAACAGTAAAACTATGACTTATAATTAGTAAAATATAACAATGATGAAAAAACATTTAATTACACTTTTAACTCTTACAGGTATCGCTACGTTTGGCCAAGTCGGGATCAATACTCCTAATCCTAATCTTAAAGCCGGTCTGCATATTTCCGAACGTATTAACG of the Chryseobacterium aureum genome contains:
- a CDS encoding OmpA family protein → MKLSLAIVAFAMAIPSAAYAQDSLAVSKGEYPNTFSSGSANVSPFTNQSKRFNDWSISVGAGVPLLQSADLTSIKNGNGKNLFGYSAYVSVDKAITHAFGINLQYDRGETRQGWFNTKNAAPDAYAVAARTQYDAISLLGDINFSNLLRRVDNHSPYRWALHGYAGIGTIAYRTYQKDINGQRLMTEVKPFQLGSLFMQAGAGLKFKVNRRIDIEGRLMYVVTGDDEFDGGGDKYSAINKKSEQVSDNFFNATLGLSFKLGKHESHLMWHDPLQEIYYKLDVLANKNQEVEVCKKGDADNDGVCDDWDRQLDTPAGARVDGAGVALDTDLDGVIDLYDKCVTVPGPVENNGCPVAKKDNNETAKEVERSLKDIYFNFNKATIRPESNPKLDLAASIIKENGGNYLLTGHTDIKGSAAYNLRLSKERAAAVVGALESRGINENVLKSRGVGSAEATIPASASDAERMADRKVTVRFIETSEWDSIKKKDYEDAPVKKSVKKVSAKKKK
- a CDS encoding OmpA family protein, with product MKLSLAIVAFALAIPSATYAQDSTAVSKGEYPNTFSSGSANVSPFTNQSKRFNDWSISAGVGVPLLQSADLTSIKNGNGKNLFGYSAYVSIDKAITHAFGINLQYDRGETRQGWFNTKNAAPDAYAVAARTQYDAISLLGDINFSNLLRRVDNHSPYRWALHGYAGIGTIAYRAYQKDINGQRLMTEVKPFQLGSLFMQAGTGLKFKVNRRIDIEGRLMYVVTGDDEFDGGGDKYSAINKKSEQVSDNFFNATLGISLKLGKHESHLMWHDPLQEIYYKLDVLANKNQDIEVCKKGDADNDGVCDDWDRQLDTPAGARVDGAGVALDTDLDGVIDLYDKCVTVPGPVENNGCPVATTGPVVETETKLEGIEFDLNSDRILPSNTPILNNAVNYINSSNGSYNVIGATDTRGTDAYNQKLSERRANNVKNYLIKNGVQTGKLQAVGKGEKDLKYPECEPATKCPEWKNRANRRVYFEAK
- a CDS encoding RecQ family ATP-dependent DNA helicase, whose protein sequence is MISPQDFQKLKYDTLKYFWGYTDFRDSQEEIINAVINEKDTLVLLPTGAGKSLCYQLPALLKEGTCLVVSPLLALMKDQVNQLKSRGIEAEYLSSELDEYDAEAIYDRCKEGLTKLLYVSPERLTNTQFIQNMEEIEMSFIAVDEAHCISEWGQDFRPSYQNIKSFRKNNPEIPCLALTATATPKVLEEIKNKLELKKPLVFQKSFKRDNIKIFTDEVSDKFQRVFDILKYSNDSGIVYVRTRKEAELLAEFLKKNQLKNVDYFHAGLTAKEKNARQNLWNNSDNHVLISTNAFGMGIDKDNVRFVIHYAPAASLENYYQEIGRAGRDGKDSFAFMLWNKQELLNFDQVLKNQTPNKAEFLKMISFLYSIFQVAEFELPEKTFQLNTLSIQNFTKLSKAKINNILNFLHNQEIIYYNENKSLSSLELFIKADEIDQLPQKDAHFIELLFRTISGITTHKVMFSEQQVSNKINISVPLIKERLKELQQKNYLEYIDGALSSIKFLKPRDERAVSNAYWKLFEHIQRNKIQKWEEMKFYAENNDYCKMKLILAYFGEKNSKNCGQCSVCEHNKQSMFGKNISQQIINLLAKKPATIEELSIQLSYHSKENILENLIFLLDSGKVRMLNFRTYELNH
- the fmt gene encoding methionyl-tRNA formyltransferase produces the protein MKSLKVVFLGTPEFAKTSLEAIHQSHHQVVGVVTVADKASGRGQKIHQSPVKIYAEENNIPVFQPEKLRNPEFLEELKKLDADVFVVVAFRMMPKVLFEMPKMGTFNLHASLLPDYRGAAPINYAVINGEEKSGATTFFINEKIDEGNILLQQELEILPDENAGSLHDRLMEMGSGLVVKTLDGLAENTIEEKPQPHVEHPKNAYKIFKEDTRINWEQPSKTVHQFILGMSPYPAAFTTLKIENEEKGLKIFGGKFERTDHGKPAGTLDISKNEFKIYTQDGIYYPLELQLEGKKRMNVKDFLNGFRNFDEIKMGLS